One window of the Cherax quadricarinatus isolate ZL_2023a chromosome 50, ASM3850222v1, whole genome shotgun sequence genome contains the following:
- the Snx27 gene encoding sorting nexin-27 isoform X2, translated as MLNHGLQTLLAANSKRNGVNVEGAEHRYVVELIKQGGDVLKLTVISVSRKEAERLEPSEETSGFSYIDYSEKRSLPISIPDYSYIESGGDKYVVFNIYMAGRHLCARRYREFSNLHNNLKREFMDFNFPKLPGKWPFSLSEQQLDGRRRGLELYLEKVCAVRVIAESDIMQDFLNDSDDHQGNSIRVDLKVLLPDKSVVTVTQAKNVLAHQVYQAVVEKISIPPETAKCFALFEIVEYSFERKISDDEFPHNLYIQNYSTATATCLCIHRWIFNPHRELRLCSTDDIAHTWLFWTAVDVVNRGHIKPTDQLYQLKALQDVARKEQYLQVVRGCEGYGDIVFPHCPCDSRKKGHVVAYVGYKSFRLQACKEDGTLQTQIIDFAWSTIEKFEVDDEAMSFCFLYRQTEDLIRWVKIFTPFYHFMEECFQRIQEEQQWT; from the exons GAATGGGGTTAATGTCGAGGGTGCTGAACATCGTTATGTTGTGGAGCTAATAAAGCAAGGTGGTGATGTGCTCAAACTAACTGTAATTTCTGTATCAAGAAAG GAAGCAGAGAGGTTAGAACCAAGTGAAGAAACCTCAGGATTTTCCTATATTGATTACAGTGAAAAGCGTTCCCTTCCAATATCGATTCCAGACTATTCTTACATAGAATCTGGTGGAGATAAATATGTAGTGTTTAATATTTACATGGCTGGGCGTCACTTATGTGCTCGCAGATATAGAGAATTTTCAAATTTACACAACAATCTCAAGAGGGAGTTCATGGACTTCAACTTTCCCAAATTACCAGGGAAATGGCCCTTTTC GTTGTCTGAACAGCAGTTAGATGGGCGACGTAGAGGGCTGGAACTGTACCTTGAGAAAGTTTGTGCTGTGAGGGTAATAGCAGAGTCTGATATTATGCAAGATTTTCTTAATGATTCTGATGATCACCAG GGCAACAGTATTCGTGTGGACTTAAAGGTGTTGTTGCCAGACAAGAGTGTGGTGACTGTTACACAGGCTAAAAATGTTCTTGCTCATCAAGTTTATCAAGCTGTGGTGGAAAAAATTAGCATACCTCCAGAAACAGCAAAATGTTTTGCACTTTTTGAGATTGTAGAATATAGTTTTG aACGAAAAATTAGCGATGATGAATTCCCTCATAACCTGTACATTCAGAACTACAGTACTGCAACAGCAACGTGTTTATGTATTCATCGATGGATCTTTAATCCTCATCGAGAA CTTCGGTTGTGCAGCACAGATGACATTGCACACACATGGCTATTTTGGACAGCAGTAGATGTTGTTAACAGAGGCCATATCAAACCAACAGATCAGCTGTACCAGTTAAAGGCCCTACAAGATGTGGCTCGCAAAGAACAGTATTTACAG GTCGTTCGTGGATGTGAAGGCTATGGTGATATTGTTTTTCCTCACTGTCCCTGTGATTCCCGTAAGAAAGGTCATGTTGTTGCCTATGTGGGTTACAAGTCATTTAGGTTGCAAGCATGTAAAGAAGATGGTACATTACAA ACACAGATAATTGACTTTGCTTGGTCCACAATAGAGAAGTTTGAGGTGGATGATGAAGCAATGTCATTTTGTTTTCTCTACAGGCAAACAGAAGATCTTATCAGATGGGTCAAAATATTTACACCATTT
- the Snx27 gene encoding sorting nexin-27 isoform X1, producing the protein MSGFNPGPRVVTIYKTDTGFGFNVRGQVSEGGQWRPINGELYPPLQHVSAVLEGGAAEQAGIRKGDRILEVNGVNVEGAEHRYVVELIKQGGDVLKLTVISVSRKEAERLEPSEETSGFSYIDYSEKRSLPISIPDYSYIESGGDKYVVFNIYMAGRHLCARRYREFSNLHNNLKREFMDFNFPKLPGKWPFSLSEQQLDGRRRGLELYLEKVCAVRVIAESDIMQDFLNDSDDHQGNSIRVDLKVLLPDKSVVTVTQAKNVLAHQVYQAVVEKISIPPETAKCFALFEIVEYSFERKISDDEFPHNLYIQNYSTATATCLCIHRWIFNPHRELRLCSTDDIAHTWLFWTAVDVVNRGHIKPTDQLYQLKALQDVARKEQYLQVVRGCEGYGDIVFPHCPCDSRKKGHVVAYVGYKSFRLQACKEDGTLQTQIIDFAWSTIEKFEVDDEAMSFCFLYRQTEDLIRWVKIFTPFYHFMEECFQRIQEEQQWT; encoded by the exons ATGAGCGGTTTTAACCCCGGCCCGCGGGTCGTGACCATCTACAAGACTGACACGGGGTTCGGCTTTAATGTGAGGGGTCAGGTGAGCGAGGGAGGTCAATGGAGACCCATCAATGGGGAGTTGTACCCACCTCTTCAACACGTCTCTGCGGTGTTGGAAGGAGGGGCGGCCGAGCAAGCTGGTATACGTAAAGGCGATCGTATACTTGAAGT GAATGGGGTTAATGTCGAGGGTGCTGAACATCGTTATGTTGTGGAGCTAATAAAGCAAGGTGGTGATGTGCTCAAACTAACTGTAATTTCTGTATCAAGAAAG GAAGCAGAGAGGTTAGAACCAAGTGAAGAAACCTCAGGATTTTCCTATATTGATTACAGTGAAAAGCGTTCCCTTCCAATATCGATTCCAGACTATTCTTACATAGAATCTGGTGGAGATAAATATGTAGTGTTTAATATTTACATGGCTGGGCGTCACTTATGTGCTCGCAGATATAGAGAATTTTCAAATTTACACAACAATCTCAAGAGGGAGTTCATGGACTTCAACTTTCCCAAATTACCAGGGAAATGGCCCTTTTC GTTGTCTGAACAGCAGTTAGATGGGCGACGTAGAGGGCTGGAACTGTACCTTGAGAAAGTTTGTGCTGTGAGGGTAATAGCAGAGTCTGATATTATGCAAGATTTTCTTAATGATTCTGATGATCACCAG GGCAACAGTATTCGTGTGGACTTAAAGGTGTTGTTGCCAGACAAGAGTGTGGTGACTGTTACACAGGCTAAAAATGTTCTTGCTCATCAAGTTTATCAAGCTGTGGTGGAAAAAATTAGCATACCTCCAGAAACAGCAAAATGTTTTGCACTTTTTGAGATTGTAGAATATAGTTTTG aACGAAAAATTAGCGATGATGAATTCCCTCATAACCTGTACATTCAGAACTACAGTACTGCAACAGCAACGTGTTTATGTATTCATCGATGGATCTTTAATCCTCATCGAGAA CTTCGGTTGTGCAGCACAGATGACATTGCACACACATGGCTATTTTGGACAGCAGTAGATGTTGTTAACAGAGGCCATATCAAACCAACAGATCAGCTGTACCAGTTAAAGGCCCTACAAGATGTGGCTCGCAAAGAACAGTATTTACAG GTCGTTCGTGGATGTGAAGGCTATGGTGATATTGTTTTTCCTCACTGTCCCTGTGATTCCCGTAAGAAAGGTCATGTTGTTGCCTATGTGGGTTACAAGTCATTTAGGTTGCAAGCATGTAAAGAAGATGGTACATTACAA ACACAGATAATTGACTTTGCTTGGTCCACAATAGAGAAGTTTGAGGTGGATGATGAAGCAATGTCATTTTGTTTTCTCTACAGGCAAACAGAAGATCTTATCAGATGGGTCAAAATATTTACACCATTT